The following coding sequences are from one Gossypium raimondii isolate GPD5lz chromosome 4, ASM2569854v1, whole genome shotgun sequence window:
- the LOC105766555 gene encoding 60S ribosomal protein L21-1, with protein MPAGHGVRSRTRDLFARPFRKKGYIPLSTYLTTYKIGGYVDVKVNGAVHKGMPHKFYHGRTGRVWNVTKRAIGVEVNKQVGNRIIRKRIHVRVEHVQPSRCVEEFKLRKVKNDQLKAEAKAKGEVISTKRQPKGPKPGFMVEGATLETVTPIPYDVVNDLKGGY; from the exons atgccCGCTGGTCATGGGGTGCGCTCTCGAACAAGGGATCTGTTTGCCAGACCCTTCAGAAAGAAGGGTTACATTCCTTTGTCCACTTACCTCACGACGTACAAGATCGGTGGGTATGTTGATGTCAAGGTAAATGGCGCCGTTCATAAGGGCATGCCCCACAAGTTCTACCATGGCCGCACCGGTCGTGTCTGGAACGTCACCAAACGTGCCATCGGCGTTGAAGTCAACAAGCAG GTCGGTAATCGGATTATAAGGAAGAGGATTCACGTGCGAGTAGAGCACGTTCAGCCTTCAAGGTGCGTTGAGGAATTCAAGCTGAGGAAGGTGAAGAATGATCAACTCAAGGCAGAGGCTAAAGCAAAGGGCGAGGTCATTAGCACCAAGAGGCAGCCAAAAGGACCCAAACCTGGTTTCATGGTAGAGGGTGCTACTTTGGAAACTGTTACTCCCATACCATATGATGTCGTTAACGATCTCAAGGGTGGTTACTAG